A single window of Rubripirellula lacrimiformis DNA harbors:
- the lpxC gene encoding UDP-3-O-acyl-N-acetylglucosamine deacetylase yields MHRSRNEHTTAVTCEIHGRGYWSGKEVTVRVHPAPLGTGICLVRCDLPNRPQCVATVDHREDANLRTNLVHGAAQFQMVEHLMAALAALEIDNCIAEINAEELPALDGSSLAFVEALSHAGLVIQAKAKPQLIIRDRYRVGSSDGWVEAMPSKDGECYYEYQLSFDDETPIAPQAFGMELTPDRFIREIAPARTFVTSQQAEKIRATGMASHVTNQDLVVIGPSGPIDNVFRYSNECARHKTLDLIGDLALSGIELIGRFTSFRGGHNLNGRMAKQLAELATEQMALPSATSHETSSHRSHHGMLHSIENETPIPTDRRNAA; encoded by the coding sequence GTGCATCGTTCACGCAATGAACACACGACCGCCGTCACGTGCGAAATTCACGGACGCGGTTATTGGAGCGGGAAAGAGGTGACCGTCAGGGTTCACCCGGCACCGTTGGGCACCGGCATCTGCTTGGTGCGCTGCGACCTGCCAAATCGCCCCCAGTGTGTCGCTACAGTCGATCATCGTGAAGACGCCAATCTGCGAACCAACCTGGTTCACGGAGCAGCGCAGTTTCAGATGGTCGAACATCTAATGGCAGCCCTTGCGGCTCTAGAAATCGATAACTGCATTGCCGAAATCAATGCCGAGGAACTGCCCGCGCTCGACGGCAGCAGCTTGGCGTTTGTCGAAGCGCTATCGCATGCCGGGTTAGTGATCCAAGCAAAAGCCAAGCCTCAACTTATCATTCGCGACCGATACCGTGTCGGGTCCAGCGACGGATGGGTCGAAGCGATGCCATCGAAAGACGGCGAGTGCTATTACGAGTACCAGCTTAGCTTTGATGACGAGACTCCGATCGCACCGCAAGCCTTCGGCATGGAATTGACTCCCGATCGTTTCATTCGTGAAATCGCTCCGGCGCGAACGTTTGTCACGTCCCAGCAGGCGGAAAAGATCCGTGCGACCGGAATGGCTTCGCACGTGACCAACCAAGATTTGGTGGTGATTGGCCCAAGTGGCCCCATCGACAACGTGTTCCGATATTCGAACGAATGTGCGCGTCACAAAACGCTGGATCTGATCGGTGACTTGGCGCTTTCGGGCATCGAGTTGATCGGTCGCTTTACATCGTTTCGTGGTGGACACAACCTGAATGGACGGATGGCCAAACAGTTGGCCGAATTGGCGACCGAGCAGATGGCATTGCCGTCCGCAACGTCGCACGAGACAAGCAGCCATCGATCGCATCATGGCATGCTTCATTCAATCGAAAACGAGACTCCAATCCCAACGGATCGGCGAAATGCAGCCTGA
- a CDS encoding OmpH family outer membrane protein, with the protein MAIGTLAAMAPNLATAQDAGHRLAVVDVAFIFKNHPGIKSQVAAVENDLKSYSGEMQKKQEELKAAVEQIKAFKPGSAEYSAQEERVASLESKLRLDMARKKKELADAEARIYFDNYQRIADGVKFLAQHYKINLVLRYNSEDMDLEEGQSVIRGVMKNVVYHDTELDMTKGVMQYLDKFSVAEGANNAATR; encoded by the coding sequence ATGGCTATCGGAACCCTGGCTGCCATGGCCCCTAACCTGGCAACTGCCCAGGATGCTGGCCACCGTTTGGCAGTTGTGGACGTCGCGTTCATCTTCAAAAACCATCCGGGGATTAAGTCCCAGGTTGCCGCGGTCGAAAACGACCTGAAGAGTTACAGCGGCGAGATGCAAAAGAAGCAAGAAGAGCTGAAAGCGGCTGTCGAGCAAATCAAGGCCTTCAAGCCTGGTTCGGCAGAGTACTCGGCTCAAGAAGAGCGAGTTGCGTCGCTGGAATCCAAACTGCGTTTGGACATGGCTCGCAAAAAGAAAGAACTGGCTGACGCCGAAGCTCGAATCTACTTCGATAACTACCAACGGATCGCCGACGGCGTGAAGTTCTTGGCACAACACTACAAGATCAACTTGGTGTTGCGCTACAACAGTGAAGACATGGACCTCGAAGAAGGCCAGTCGGTCATCCGTGGCGTCATGAAGAACGTTGTCTACCACGACACCGAACTGGACATGACCAAGGGCGTGATGCAGTACTTGGATAAGTTCAGCGTTGCCGAAGGTGCCAACAACGCCGCGACTCGCTAA
- a CDS encoding M28 family peptidase encodes MASLPLVTRAVIAWLVVAAASITSTRSIAESPTDSDRESVQLKRLREDVAYLASEELRGRSVADDTILLAADYIADRMNNVGLDTTSFGGSPFQQVAISLGPQAGPAANNRVVIRIEPQAPDAQGSAGESDSPNEADHRGTAIVADLGDGMNPMAIGSTRGQLTGPVVFAGYGITAPKLGYDDYSGIDVAGSIVVIMRKEPQANDPDSRFDGTKNTRHAFFSTKIQNAIRHGASAIIFVNDRDSISEKVDDQKRRIAAELERRETIQKQIAGLPAEATNSRETLAKRIAGIDSMVESMTADLQRIQRGVLGISDAGDRPPSAPGEPVVSIPVVSIARDLVDQMTRQTTGKTVGELEASIHQSLRPASEVLSGVSITMAVDMKEGNRESPNVVGVLEGRGPMASETVVVGAHYDHVGMGGVGSLAPGTIAVHNGADDNASGTAAMLATAAAMVQRLADVPDHRRIVFIAFTGEERGLLGSKYYVRHPRFSIDATVAMINLDMVGRVRDNELTVYGTGSADSIESIVDAANAETQFDLFKVPTGYGPSDHQSFYEVGVPVLFFFTGLHNDYHRPSDDFGKIDFGGLTRITDITCNSTFELATRRERPRYAVTDRQVQIRRQMTAFLGVTLSDRGDQVAITGLTPGGPAEQSGIRVGDRLNTIAGKPIRRSSDVLERLRNQSPGDEVKIEVFREGKSVLLVPRLVARPDR; translated from the coding sequence ATGGCAAGTCTTCCGCTAGTGACTCGGGCGGTGATTGCCTGGTTGGTGGTCGCGGCGGCATCGATCACATCGACGCGTTCGATCGCGGAGTCACCGACCGACTCTGATCGCGAATCTGTCCAGCTGAAACGGTTGCGCGAAGACGTTGCGTATTTGGCCAGCGAAGAATTGCGAGGCCGAAGCGTCGCGGACGACACCATTCTATTGGCCGCGGATTACATCGCCGATCGGATGAACAATGTTGGCCTGGACACCACATCCTTTGGTGGCAGTCCGTTTCAGCAGGTTGCCATCTCTTTGGGGCCCCAGGCGGGACCGGCTGCGAATAATCGAGTCGTCATTCGAATCGAACCGCAGGCGCCGGATGCCCAAGGATCCGCCGGTGAATCGGATTCACCCAACGAAGCGGATCATCGCGGGACCGCGATCGTCGCCGATTTGGGCGATGGCATGAATCCAATGGCAATTGGATCGACTCGCGGCCAGCTGACTGGGCCGGTCGTGTTTGCTGGCTATGGAATCACGGCTCCTAAACTGGGCTACGACGACTACTCCGGCATCGATGTTGCCGGATCGATCGTGGTGATCATGCGGAAAGAGCCGCAAGCCAACGATCCCGACAGTCGTTTTGACGGGACCAAGAATACGCGGCACGCTTTCTTTTCAACCAAGATTCAGAACGCGATACGGCACGGTGCTAGCGCGATCATCTTTGTGAATGACCGCGATAGCATTTCCGAAAAGGTGGATGACCAAAAACGTCGCATCGCCGCGGAGCTAGAACGCCGCGAAACGATTCAAAAGCAAATCGCTGGTCTACCGGCCGAAGCCACCAATAGTCGCGAAACACTGGCGAAACGCATCGCAGGCATCGATTCGATGGTGGAATCGATGACCGCGGACCTGCAACGAATTCAGCGAGGGGTATTGGGGATTTCGGACGCCGGTGATCGTCCACCTTCCGCACCTGGGGAGCCGGTCGTGTCGATTCCTGTGGTTTCGATCGCACGAGACCTGGTCGACCAGATGACCCGACAAACCACGGGAAAGACCGTTGGTGAACTGGAGGCATCGATCCATCAGTCGCTGCGTCCGGCTAGCGAGGTATTGTCGGGGGTATCGATCACGATGGCTGTCGATATGAAGGAAGGGAACCGCGAATCCCCCAATGTTGTGGGGGTTCTGGAAGGTCGTGGCCCGATGGCAAGCGAAACGGTCGTCGTCGGTGCGCACTATGACCACGTTGGCATGGGCGGCGTCGGTTCGTTGGCCCCGGGAACGATCGCCGTTCACAACGGTGCAGACGACAATGCGTCGGGAACCGCGGCGATGTTGGCGACGGCCGCGGCAATGGTGCAGCGTCTGGCCGATGTCCCGGATCACCGCCGGATCGTCTTTATCGCCTTCACCGGCGAAGAACGCGGGCTGTTGGGCAGCAAATACTACGTCCGCCACCCACGATTTTCGATCGACGCGACGGTCGCGATGATCAACTTGGACATGGTCGGCAGAGTCCGAGACAACGAATTGACGGTCTATGGAACCGGTTCCGCCGATTCGATCGAATCCATCGTTGACGCGGCAAATGCCGAAACCCAGTTCGATTTGTTTAAAGTGCCCACCGGGTATGGGCCGAGTGACCACCAGTCGTTTTACGAGGTGGGGGTGCCCGTATTGTTCTTCTTTACGGGTCTGCACAATGATTATCACCGGCCTTCTGACGATTTCGGCAAAATCGATTTTGGTGGCCTGACCCGAATAACCGATATCACCTGTAACTCAACGTTCGAACTGGCCACGCGTCGTGAACGTCCAAGGTATGCGGTAACGGATCGCCAAGTCCAAATTCGTCGTCAAATGACGGCTTTTCTGGGCGTGACTCTTTCCGACCGCGGCGATCAAGTCGCCATTACAGGACTGACACCCGGTGGACCGGCCGAGCAGAGTGGGATTCGTGTTGGCGATCGTTTGAATACGATCGCTGGCAAACCGATTCGTCGTTCGTCGGATGTGCTCGAACGACTTCGCAACCAATCACCGGGTGACGAAGTCAAAATCGAGGTGTTTCGCGAGGGGAAATCGGTTTTGTTGGTCCCACGCTTGGTCGCAAGACCTGACCGTTGA
- a CDS encoding isochorismatase family protein, with protein MPAVRSPHLLDAARSGLLVIDIQEKLVPAIPSADNVIRTTERLVQAAEILDIPAAATVQYPKGLGGLVQSLADQLPAPEEKLDFSAAVCRDALDRWCSQGRDQIVIAGIETHICVLQTALDLLAEGLRVFVVAEAVAARGGRDHDAAIDWMAGAGVTITTFESAVFQWCRTASHPQFKSISRLVKS; from the coding sequence ATGCCCGCTGTACGTTCACCCCATCTGTTGGACGCCGCCCGGTCTGGGCTTCTGGTGATCGATATCCAGGAAAAACTGGTGCCGGCGATCCCGTCGGCGGACAACGTGATTCGCACGACGGAGCGTTTGGTTCAGGCCGCTGAGATTCTGGACATCCCTGCCGCCGCGACGGTTCAGTATCCCAAGGGGCTGGGCGGTTTGGTTCAATCGCTGGCAGATCAATTGCCAGCTCCCGAAGAGAAACTGGATTTCTCGGCTGCCGTTTGTCGTGATGCTCTGGATCGGTGGTGTTCCCAAGGCCGCGACCAGATCGTCATCGCAGGAATCGAAACACACATCTGTGTCCTGCAGACCGCGTTGGACCTGTTGGCCGAGGGATTGCGAGTCTTTGTGGTTGCCGAAGCGGTCGCTGCGCGGGGGGGACGCGACCACGATGCCGCGATCGATTGGATGGCCGGCGCCGGTGTGACGATCACCACTTTCGAATCGGCTGTGTTTCAGTGGTGCCGAACCGCTAGCCACCCACAATTCAAATCGATCAGCCGGCTGGTCAAATCTTAA
- a CDS encoding FmdB family zinc ribbon protein: MPTYDYECEACGHALEVFQGINDPMLKKCPECKKLKLKRQFGTGAAIVFKGSGFYQTDYRSEGYKKAAAADSKSEKSSSSGSKEKSSDAKPAKAKKKTGGDS; this comes from the coding sequence ATGCCAACTTACGACTACGAATGTGAAGCCTGTGGCCACGCTTTGGAAGTTTTTCAGGGCATCAATGACCCGATGTTGAAAAAGTGTCCCGAGTGCAAAAAACTGAAGCTGAAACGCCAGTTTGGAACCGGGGCGGCCATCGTCTTTAAGGGCAGTGGGTTCTATCAGACCGATTATCGCAGCGAAGGATACAAAAAAGCCGCCGCTGCCGATTCGAAAAGCGAAAAAAGTTCGTCGAGCGGATCGAAAGAAAAGTCGTCGGATGCCAAGCCTGCAAAAGCCAAGAAGAAGACGGGCGGCGATTCGTAG